In Porphyromonas cangingivalis, a genomic segment contains:
- a CDS encoding ExbD/TolR family protein, producing the protein MSKFTKGNTREMPELNTSSLPDLVFAFLFFIMMVTSMREVTKMVDLTLPVATELTTLEKKSLATYIYMGKPQQMYQAKYGTETQIQLNDKFASPNEIFDFIAQEKASKREAEAALMTTVLKIDKNAKMGIVTEVKQKLRDADALKIIYAAQQGADR; encoded by the coding sequence ATGAGCAAGTTTACGAAAGGTAATACCCGCGAAATGCCTGAGCTAAATACGTCGTCTCTACCTGACTTGGTATTTGCGTTCCTATTCTTTATCATGATGGTAACATCTATGAGGGAAGTGACTAAGATGGTGGATTTGACTTTGCCCGTAGCGACAGAGCTCACTACTTTGGAGAAGAAGTCTCTTGCGACATACATCTACATGGGTAAGCCACAGCAGATGTATCAGGCGAAGTATGGTACTGAAACTCAAATTCAGTTGAATGACAAGTTTGCAAGTCCTAATGAGATCTTCGACTTCATCGCCCAAGAAAAGGCGTCAAAGCGTGAAGCTGAAGCTGCTCTGATGACTACCGTCCTCAAGATCGACAAGAATGCGAAGATGGGTATCGTCACAGAAGTGAAGCAAAAGCTCAGAGATGCAGATGCATTGAAGATTATCTACGCTGCACAGCAAGGCGCAGACAGATAA
- a CDS encoding GNAT family N-acetyltransferase, translating into MDQNVIFRDIHPDEHPTLANFLYEAIFIPEGVEPPPYEIIFHPELSIYIDEFGSKAADTAVVAEVDGKVIGAAWARIIKDYGHIDDETPSLSISLYPDFRGQGIGTRLWKTLLDRLRAAGYHQVSLSVQKANFASHMYLRSGFQVVKENEHDYVMLKKL; encoded by the coding sequence ATGGATCAGAATGTCATTTTTCGAGACATACACCCCGATGAACATCCGACATTGGCGAACTTCCTGTACGAAGCTATTTTCATTCCCGAAGGAGTGGAGCCCCCTCCGTATGAGATCATCTTTCACCCCGAACTATCCATATACATAGACGAATTCGGAAGCAAAGCTGCAGACACGGCAGTTGTGGCCGAAGTCGACGGAAAGGTAATCGGCGCAGCATGGGCACGCATCATCAAAGACTATGGGCACATCGATGACGAAACACCGTCGCTATCTATCTCCCTGTATCCGGATTTTCGTGGTCAAGGGATCGGCACACGACTTTGGAAGACATTGCTTGATCGGCTTCGTGCAGCAGGATATCATCAAGTCTCACTCTCTGTACAGAAAGCCAACTTCGCATCCCATATGTACTTGCGTAGCGGATTTCAAGTCGTCAAAGAGAATGAGCACGACTACGTTATGTTGAAGAAATTATAA
- a CDS encoding DUF3256 family protein, whose product MRRSFLYTAMLFTLTLGGESRVYAQEMRDIFVDLPKHILPILPKSSRAKLIENHLTQRERAKQSLPLTENALGASSFIQTLTPSYIHVVLDKSTDVQYKRLYTEEGTVVMGMIVTSKIAPKQSIMKFYDSTWKELPTELIIARPEASDFLQNPKDSTLLVFKNAMVERGHIDTYAVFLPDEDGVIMRLSTFDDQVAQKLHPKLMALLAPEGIRYTWEMGQFKKTK is encoded by the coding sequence ATGAGACGATCTTTTTTATACACTGCAATGCTATTTACACTGACCCTCGGAGGTGAGAGCAGAGTTTATGCGCAAGAGATGAGGGATATCTTCGTAGACCTTCCCAAGCACATACTCCCGATCTTACCCAAGAGTTCGAGAGCAAAGCTTATAGAAAATCACCTTACCCAGAGAGAGAGGGCCAAGCAGTCACTTCCTTTGACCGAAAATGCCCTTGGTGCCTCTTCTTTCATACAGACCCTCACCCCTTCGTACATACACGTCGTTTTGGACAAGAGTACAGATGTGCAGTACAAACGCCTGTACACAGAAGAGGGGACGGTTGTCATGGGGATGATCGTCACTTCCAAGATCGCGCCGAAACAGTCGATCATGAAGTTTTATGACAGTACATGGAAAGAACTCCCGACAGAGCTCATCATCGCTCGACCGGAAGCCTCAGACTTCCTCCAAAATCCGAAAGACAGTACCCTTCTTGTGTTCAAAAACGCTATGGTAGAGCGGGGACATATAGACACCTACGCTGTTTTTTTGCCAGATGAAGATGGCGTCATCATGAGGTTGTCGACCTTCGATGACCAGGTGGCACAAAAGCTACATCCGAAACTTATGGCACTTCTTGCTCCTGAGGGAATCCGGTACACATGGGAAATGGGACAATTCAAAAAGACAAAATAA
- a CDS encoding helix-turn-helix domain-containing protein, whose product MKPVDIERHWGCKHFAQGSKCCFTTKVYAKDERVQLQSEKGMMMIFVEDGAINYSLNDAPIVKVDQDFILLLDKDSKIVFRFYQSCRLSVFSFDEPARLCDNYDINKLKRFAPTVMEVTTLPILPPLDLALKSTEMYYEAGLNCGVVMEAKLKEFFFLLSAYYTPEELGRFLAPLLREEVDFKEFVMNNFSKVSTVQELAQLRNMSLRVFNKTFKDTFNMPPYQWMLAQKGVLIEKKLAQKSVSFAEIIEEFGFSSPSHFTVYCRRQFGMTPTQKRRELTDESYHKKKNEA is encoded by the coding sequence ATGAAACCAGTAGATATTGAACGTCATTGGGGCTGTAAGCATTTTGCTCAGGGTAGTAAGTGTTGCTTTACAACAAAAGTGTATGCAAAGGACGAACGTGTCCAACTGCAGTCAGAGAAGGGGATGATGATGATTTTCGTTGAGGATGGTGCCATAAACTATTCGCTCAATGATGCCCCTATCGTGAAGGTCGATCAGGACTTTATCCTCTTGTTGGATAAGGACAGTAAAATCGTGTTTAGATTCTATCAGTCTTGCAGGTTGAGCGTATTCTCGTTCGATGAGCCTGCGAGGTTGTGTGATAACTATGATATCAATAAGCTTAAGAGGTTTGCTCCGACAGTGATGGAGGTGACGACTTTGCCGATCCTGCCTCCGCTTGATCTTGCTCTCAAGTCTACAGAGATGTATTACGAGGCCGGCTTGAACTGCGGTGTCGTCATGGAAGCAAAGCTCAAGGAGTTCTTCTTCCTTCTTTCGGCATATTATACCCCCGAAGAGCTGGGTCGTTTCTTGGCTCCACTCTTGAGAGAAGAAGTCGACTTCAAGGAGTTTGTGATGAATAACTTCTCAAAGGTAAGCACCGTCCAGGAGTTGGCTCAACTCAGAAATATGTCGTTGAGGGTATTCAACAAGACCTTCAAAGATACTTTCAATATGCCTCCTTATCAGTGGATGTTGGCTCAGAAAGGGGTCTTGATCGAGAAGAAATTGGCTCAGAAGTCAGTCTCGTTCGCAGAGATTATCGAAGAGTTTGGCTTTTCTTCACCATCCCATTTCACGGTGTATTGTCGTCGCCAATTCGGTATGACTCCTACACAAAAGCGTAGAGAGCTTACAGATGAGAGCTATCACAAAAAGAAAAACGAAGCGTAA
- the rsmI gene encoding 16S rRNA (cytidine(1402)-2'-O)-methyltransferase produces the protein MNPLIVIPTPIGNLEDITLRAIRCMREAELIVAEDTRTTQRLLKAYEIDTPVRSYHMHNEHSVASGIVEQIQLGHKVALVSDAGTPGISDPGFFLVRECVEAGIDVVCLPGATALIPAVVGSGLPCDKFYFEGFLPHKKGRKSRLESIAGRDVTTILYEAPTRLVKLLEQALDILGADREIAVVRELSKIHEEYIRGSVETVLKHFREHTPLGEIVVVISPKEKEITQHVNKYQHLNQE, from the coding sequence ATGAACCCACTCATAGTCATACCAACACCTATCGGTAATCTGGAGGATATCACCCTCAGAGCCATTCGTTGTATGCGTGAGGCTGAACTCATCGTAGCTGAAGATACCCGCACCACCCAACGACTCCTCAAGGCTTATGAGATAGATACACCAGTCAGGAGCTATCATATGCATAACGAGCATAGCGTGGCTTCGGGTATTGTGGAGCAGATACAGCTTGGGCACAAAGTAGCCTTGGTCTCGGATGCCGGTACTCCTGGTATTTCCGATCCCGGTTTCTTCTTGGTGCGTGAGTGTGTCGAAGCCGGTATCGACGTGGTGTGTCTACCGGGTGCTACTGCACTGATCCCTGCAGTAGTGGGGTCAGGACTTCCTTGTGACAAGTTTTACTTCGAAGGCTTTTTGCCACATAAGAAGGGGCGGAAGTCTCGTCTGGAGAGTATTGCCGGCAGAGATGTGACAACAATCCTCTATGAGGCTCCTACGAGGCTCGTGAAGCTCCTTGAACAAGCTTTGGATATCCTCGGTGCTGACAGAGAAATCGCAGTTGTGAGGGAATTGTCTAAGATCCACGAGGAGTACATCAGAGGCTCGGTAGAGACGGTCTTGAAGCACTTCCGTGAGCATACCCCACTTGGAGAGATTGTGGTCGTGATCAGTCCTAAAGAAAAAGAGATAACACAACATGTAAATAAGTATCAACATCTTAATCAGGAATAA